The Deinococcus gobiensis I-0 genome includes the window CGGGGGAAGCTCAGACTGATTCGGTCATCCGTCGTGTGGAACGCTTTTTTGATCGGCATCCCCTCTGTCCGGCTGACGTCGCCCGGTTGGTTCTGCTGCTCTTGCCGGATCGCCGACCTCGCGAGTTCATTCTCGACCGTACAAACTGAAAGCTCGGCCAGCAGAACGTCAATATCCTGCTTTTGGCGGTCGTCTGGCGAGAGGTTGCCATCCCGCTGCTGTTCGAGCTGCTGCCCCATGGGGGCAGCAGCGACACGCAGACACGCCACGTCCTGCTGGACGATGTGCTGTGTTTGCTGTCCTGCACGCACATTCGTGTGCTCTACGCCGACCAGGAATTCATCGGCGAAGCCTGGATTAGCGGCTTGGTCCAGCGGGGAATTCCGCTGTGTGTCCGGCTCCGGGTGGACACGATGGTCGACGAGTGGCGCGCGGACGACTGGTTGGCCCGGTTGCCAC containing:
- a CDS encoding transposase, producing MAVVWREVAIPLLFELLPHGGSSDTQTRHVLLDDVLCLLSCTHIRVLYADQEFIGEAWISGLVQRGIPLCVRLRVDTMVDEWRADDWLARLPPEATGLWCEDVEVYGQAMKVVLTRTAGGGPFIVASNTGAVQEIQTRYRRRFRIECLFRALKTKGFNLENTHMTLHDHVERLLCLLTVAYV